In one window of Balaenoptera musculus isolate JJ_BM4_2016_0621 chromosome 10, mBalMus1.pri.v3, whole genome shotgun sequence DNA:
- the LOC118902788 gene encoding NADH dehydrogenase [ubiquinone] 1 beta subcomplex subunit 3-like, protein MVKLNLLHKQSNQLKKASNNNLAHGHGHEHGHSKMELPDYKQQKIEGTPLETVQEKLAAQGLRDPWGRSEAWRYTGGFANNVSFVGVLLKGFKWGFAALVVAVGAEYYLESRKKRHH, encoded by the exons ATGGTGAAATTAAATCTGCTTCATAAACAATCT aatcaactgAAGAAAGCAAGTAACAACAACTTGGCCCATGGACATGGGCATGAACATGGTCATAGTAAAATGGAACTTCCagattataaacaacagaagatAGAAGGGACACCATTAGAAACTGTCCAGGAGAAGCTGGCTGCACAAGGGCTAAGGGATCCATGGGGCCGCAGTGAAGCTTGGAGATACACAGGTGGCTTTGCAAATAATGTTTCCTTTGTTGGTGTATTATTAAAAGGATTCAAATGGGGATTTGCTGCACTTGTGGTAGCTGTAGGGGCTGAATATTACCTGGAGTCCCGCAAAAAGAGGCATCACTGA